In one window of Luteitalea sp. DNA:
- a CDS encoding transcriptional repressor, translated as MAPDPADLLRQRGIQVTAQRLAVLRAVAGQPHITADGVAGVVRVEIGAISLQSVYDALGVLVAEGLIRRIQPAGSPARFEDRIGDNHHHLICRICGRVVDIDCAVGPAPCLTAVDDKGYEIDEAEVAYWGRCPDCLAQTRTPSRSDPSTRRRPRRSARTEGPTIASTDHEENPAD; from the coding sequence GTGGCCCCTGACCCGGCTGACCTCCTTCGTCAACGTGGTATTCAGGTCACGGCTCAGCGATTGGCTGTCCTGCGGGCGGTGGCGGGCCAGCCCCACATCACCGCGGACGGCGTGGCCGGGGTCGTCAGGGTCGAGATCGGTGCCATCTCGCTCCAGTCCGTGTACGACGCCCTCGGCGTGCTGGTCGCCGAAGGCCTCATCCGGCGCATTCAGCCCGCCGGGTCACCGGCTCGCTTCGAGGATCGGATCGGCGACAACCACCACCATCTGATCTGCCGAATCTGCGGCCGTGTGGTTGACATCGACTGCGCGGTCGGCCCCGCCCCCTGTCTCACGGCGGTCGACGACAAGGGCTATGAAATCGACGAGGCCGAGGTCGCCTACTGGGGGCGCTGTCCGGATTGCCTAGCCCAGACCCGAACGCCCTCCCGCTCCGACCCATCGACACGCCGACGCCCGCGGAGGAGCGCACGCACCGAGGGCCCGACGATCGCGTCAACGGACCATGAAGAGAATCCCGCGGACTGA